In Sedimenticola thiotaurini, the following proteins share a genomic window:
- a CDS encoding MBL fold metallo-hydrolase has product MSKKFASQADLEEKTVSFDKLAEGVYAYTAEGDPNTGIIIGDDGVMVIDTQATPKMAQDVIRRIREVTDKPIKYVVLSHYHAVRVMGASAYGADHIISSEATYDLIVERGQFDFDSEVGRFPRLFQGVESVPGLTWPTITFKTGMTLWMGKRRVELLHLGRGHTKGDIVAWLPDEKILFSGDLVEYGATPYTGDAYLTDWPQTLANVRALGAEKLVPGRGDALTTPETVEAAISGTQDFLTQMFESVKKGRAEGKQLNEIYTETYKVLQPQFGDWVIFDHCLPFDITRAYDEAGEFRDPRIWTAERDTEMWHALQDAL; this is encoded by the coding sequence ATGAGCAAGAAATTCGCATCACAGGCTGATCTCGAAGAGAAAACAGTTTCATTCGATAAGCTGGCAGAAGGTGTCTACGCCTATACTGCGGAGGGCGATCCCAATACCGGTATCATCATTGGTGATGACGGAGTCATGGTGATCGACACCCAGGCCACACCGAAGATGGCGCAGGATGTTATCAGGCGCATTCGTGAGGTCACCGACAAACCGATTAAATACGTGGTGTTATCACACTATCATGCGGTGCGTGTGATGGGTGCATCGGCCTATGGTGCCGATCACATCATCTCCAGCGAAGCCACCTATGACCTGATCGTGGAACGGGGTCAGTTTGATTTTGATTCCGAAGTTGGCCGTTTCCCGCGCCTGTTCCAGGGTGTTGAATCGGTGCCCGGCCTGACCTGGCCGACCATCACGTTCAAAACCGGCATGACGCTCTGGATGGGTAAACGCCGGGTCGAGCTGCTGCACCTGGGCCGGGGCCACACCAAAGGCGATATCGTAGCCTGGCTGCCGGATGAAAAAATTCTGTTCAGCGGTGACCTGGTGGAGTACGGCGCCACACCCTATACCGGCGACGCCTATCTGACCGACTGGCCTCAGACCCTGGCCAATGTGCGCGCCCTGGGGGCTGAGAAGTTGGTGCCGGGGCGTGGCGATGCACTCACCACGCCAGAGACCGTTGAAGCCGCCATCAGTGGCACACAGGACTTCCTGACCCAGATGTTTGAGAGTGTCAAAAAGGGCCGGGCCGAAGGGAAGCAGCTGAACGAAATATACACCGAGACTTACAAAGTACTGCAGCCCCAGTTTGGCGACTGGGTCATCTTCGACCACTGCCTGCCGTTCGATATCACCCGCGCCTACGATGAAGCCGGCGAGTTCCGGGACCCCCGTATCTGGACCGCCGAGCGGGATACTGAGATGTGGCACGCCCTGCAGGACGCCCTCTGA
- a CDS encoding DUF2783 domain-containing protein: MIAPQKLNVQPALTHPDDFYNALVAMHRDLNEEQSQLANAKLILLLANQIGDQEALEEALRIAADGLN; this comes from the coding sequence ATGATCGCCCCACAAAAACTGAATGTACAACCGGCACTCACCCACCCGGATGATTTTTACAACGCCCTGGTGGCTATGCACCGGGATCTGAATGAAGAGCAGAGTCAACTGGCCAACGCCAAGCTGATCCTGCTGCTGGCCAACCAGATCGGTGACCAGGAAGCACTCGAAGAAGCGCTGAGAATCGCCGCCGACGGGTTGAACTGA
- a CDS encoding FAD-dependent oxidoreductase, whose product MLQTHQNPVYPFVHSTDQDAATPVHHPIIVVGAGPVGMAAGLDAAAQGIQTVILDDNNTVSIGSRAVCYAKRALEILDRLGCGQPMVDKGITWNLGKVFFRDDQVYSFNLLPESDHHRPAFINLQQYYLEEFMVDRIEQLEQVDLRWKSRVIAVKQSDDRVEIRIETPEGEYTLTCDYLIVADGANSGIRKMMGLESSGKVFQDRFLIADVVMETDFPPERWFWFDPPFHKGGSTLLHRQADNVWRIDFQLGWDADPEEEKKPEKVIPRLKAMLGEEARFELEWTSVYTFQCRRMEKFRHGRVFFAGDAAHQVSPFGARGANSGFQDTDNLLWKMKLVLDGKAPARLLDTYDEERIPAADENLRNSTRSTDFITPKSEVSRIFRDATLLLAEQYPFARTMVNSGRLSIPAVYRDSTLNTPDEANFDSNMAPGTPSTDAPVNTGDWFLQLIANNRFNGLYFSQMEGSLNAEEQAILSALTENSDIPCSILVAGLDPDGSRPTAVMPVKDTKGILKQRFDGRPGTFYLFRPDQHVAGRWRNLDKDKIDAALNRAISRT is encoded by the coding sequence ATGTTGCAGACCCATCAGAACCCGGTTTACCCGTTCGTACACTCAACCGATCAGGATGCCGCCACTCCGGTCCATCACCCGATAATCGTGGTGGGGGCCGGCCCGGTTGGTATGGCAGCAGGTCTGGACGCTGCGGCACAGGGCATCCAGACCGTGATCCTGGATGACAACAATACCGTCAGCATCGGCTCCCGGGCAGTCTGTTATGCCAAGCGGGCCCTGGAGATTCTCGACCGGCTCGGTTGTGGCCAGCCCATGGTGGACAAGGGGATCACCTGGAACCTGGGCAAGGTGTTTTTTCGTGACGACCAGGTCTACTCGTTCAACCTGTTACCGGAGTCGGATCACCACCGGCCGGCATTTATTAATCTGCAGCAGTACTACCTTGAAGAGTTCATGGTGGATCGCATCGAGCAACTGGAGCAGGTCGACCTGCGCTGGAAGAGCCGGGTCATTGCGGTAAAGCAGTCCGATGACCGGGTGGAAATCCGTATCGAGACCCCCGAGGGCGAATACACGCTGACCTGTGATTACCTGATAGTGGCCGATGGCGCCAACAGCGGTATTCGTAAAATGATGGGTCTGGAGAGCAGCGGCAAGGTTTTCCAGGATCGCTTTCTGATTGCCGACGTAGTGATGGAGACCGACTTTCCCCCTGAGCGCTGGTTCTGGTTTGATCCCCCTTTTCACAAGGGTGGCTCCACACTGCTGCATCGACAGGCGGACAACGTCTGGCGCATCGACTTCCAGCTTGGCTGGGACGCCGACCCGGAAGAGGAGAAAAAACCGGAAAAAGTCATTCCCCGTCTCAAGGCGATGCTCGGTGAGGAGGCCCGCTTCGAACTGGAGTGGACTTCGGTCTACACCTTCCAGTGCCGCCGTATGGAGAAATTCCGCCATGGCCGGGTATTCTTTGCCGGCGATGCGGCCCACCAGGTCTCTCCTTTCGGTGCCCGGGGTGCCAACAGCGGTTTTCAGGACACCGACAACCTGTTGTGGAAAATGAAACTGGTACTGGATGGCAAAGCGCCCGCGAGACTGCTCGACACATACGATGAAGAGCGCATTCCAGCAGCGGACGAGAATCTGCGTAACTCGACCCGCAGCACCGATTTCATCACCCCCAAGAGCGAAGTGAGCCGAATTTTCCGTGACGCCACCCTGTTGCTGGCGGAGCAGTATCCATTTGCCCGCACCATGGTCAACAGCGGTCGGCTCTCCATACCTGCGGTGTATCGTGACTCCACGCTCAACACCCCGGATGAAGCGAATTTTGACAGCAACATGGCGCCGGGCACTCCCAGTACCGACGCCCCGGTCAATACCGGTGACTGGTTTCTTCAATTGATCGCCAACAACCGCTTTAACGGACTCTACTTCAGCCAGATGGAAGGCAGCCTGAATGCTGAGGAGCAGGCGATCCTCAGTGCCCTGACGGAAAACAGCGACATCCCCTGTTCCATACTGGTGGCCGGACTCGATCCCGATGGCAGCCGCCCGACAGCGGTGATGCCGGTGAAGGATACAAAAGGGATCCTGAAACAACGCTTTGATGGCCGGCCCGGTACCTTCTATCTGTTCCGTCCTGATCAGCATGTCGCCGGACGTTGGCGCAACCTGGATAAAGATAAGATCGACGCGGCCCTGAACAGAGCCATCAGTCGCACCTGA
- a CDS encoding LysR family transcriptional regulator has product MASPAPIYYKQNRLKQLRAFCHAARTGSISEAADKVFLSQPTVSLQIQALERELETVLFERRGPKIRLTPEGKILFKLAQPLVEGMDKLQETFIAQQGLLESGDLNIAAGESTILYVLPEPLKQFMEQHPKIRVKLHNVTGGRDGLSRLRADEADFAVGSMLEVPDDIIYKPLVTYSPELIVPIGHPLAEIETITLKDIAPYGLILPPPSLTTWRMVDLVFRQHELKFKTGLEAGGWEVIKKYVELGMGISIVTDVCLTGEERLIKIPLNEYFPKRTYGIVLRRGKYLSPQAKRFIDMMEACYADDTEGSESDPLI; this is encoded by the coding sequence ATGGCATCACCGGCGCCAATTTACTATAAACAGAACAGACTCAAGCAATTACGCGCTTTTTGCCATGCTGCCAGAACCGGCAGCATCAGTGAGGCGGCCGACAAGGTTTTTCTCAGTCAGCCGACCGTTTCATTGCAGATTCAGGCCCTGGAGCGTGAGTTGGAAACCGTTCTTTTCGAACGCCGGGGCCCAAAAATACGCCTGACCCCGGAAGGTAAGATCCTGTTCAAACTGGCCCAGCCCCTGGTTGAGGGAATGGACAAACTTCAGGAGACCTTTATTGCCCAGCAGGGCTTGCTGGAGTCGGGTGATCTGAACATCGCCGCCGGTGAATCAACCATCCTTTACGTGCTACCCGAACCGCTTAAGCAGTTCATGGAGCAGCACCCCAAGATCCGGGTCAAACTCCACAACGTGACGGGCGGACGGGACGGACTCTCCAGACTGCGGGCCGACGAGGCCGATTTCGCGGTCGGTTCCATGCTGGAAGTACCGGATGACATTATCTATAAACCGCTGGTCACCTACTCTCCCGAATTGATTGTTCCGATCGGTCACCCCCTGGCCGAGATCGAAACCATTACCCTGAAAGATATCGCCCCTTACGGGCTGATACTCCCTCCCCCCAGCCTGACCACCTGGCGGATGGTTGATCTGGTGTTCCGTCAGCATGAACTGAAATTCAAAACCGGTCTGGAAGCCGGCGGTTGGGAAGTGATAAAAAAATATGTGGAACTTGGCATGGGTATCTCGATCGTCACCGATGTCTGCCTGACCGGTGAAGAGCGACTGATCAAGATCCCCCTGAATGAGTATTTTCCCAAACGCACTTACGGAATAGTGCTGCGCCGCGGCAAGTACCTGTCACCTCAGGCCAAACGATTTATCGACATGATGGAGGCCTGTTACGCAGACGATACAGAAGGTTCTGAAAGCGATCCGCTAATTTAA
- a CDS encoding M1 family metallopeptidase: protein MQVEIQPDQGLLNVTDLLTLPVAEQEIGFLLHAALRPTLLDEDAKLITLELQQGPVPVRRYLVRSSQPRKTFSINYVGTINHPVTPNGESGNSHHFTPGQISSNGVFLSGSSYWYPWTGNSPIEFVLQVKLPTGWKSVSQGSHIPRSEGWRMPHPQEEIYLIAYPYHYYQQPASGHLAEVYLRQPNPDLARRYLDATGEYLALYEKLLGPYPYTKFALVENFWESGYGMPSFTLLGPRVIRLPFIVHSSYPHEILHNWWGNGVYVDASSGNWSEGLTTYLADHLLKEQQGNGAGYRRSTLQKYADYVATQDDFPLTQFRGNHGQISQSVGYGKALMLFHMLRMELGDQQFIQGLREFYRTYQFKLAGFPQLQATFESISGKDLTRFFRQWLTRTGAPTLKLAAAETTRTEKGYRLEVRVEQTQAEAPFWLRIPLFIHFADQKAAVPYTLEMDKRSATLVIEADQRPLRISADPLFDLFRRLDPSETPSSLGQLFGAKRLFAVLPAGADDDTRQAYRRLIAAWQQRQPGLTLLEDSAIDQLPEDGALWILGRENRFAHLFNPLLAQQKMTAQSGTLALTLSRNPENPQTLGYITTDNPAALIGLARKLPHYSRYSYALFSGVEPTVQQRGEWQITASALSRQLATDSGDGLLPVADHPPLSKSSQ, encoded by the coding sequence TTGCAGGTTGAGATCCAACCCGACCAGGGGCTGCTTAACGTAACCGATTTGCTAACCCTGCCGGTTGCCGAACAGGAGATTGGCTTCCTGCTCCATGCAGCCCTGAGACCGACCCTGCTTGACGAAGATGCCAAACTGATCACGCTTGAGCTGCAACAGGGACCGGTACCGGTGCGTCGTTATCTGGTCCGCTCTTCCCAACCCAGGAAAACTTTTTCCATTAACTACGTTGGTACCATCAACCATCCGGTTACTCCAAACGGCGAATCTGGCAATAGTCACCATTTCACCCCCGGACAGATCTCCTCCAACGGCGTTTTTCTGTCAGGCAGCAGTTATTGGTACCCGTGGACCGGCAATTCACCCATTGAATTTGTACTGCAGGTGAAACTGCCAACAGGCTGGAAATCGGTCAGCCAGGGCAGCCACATCCCCCGATCTGAGGGCTGGCGAATGCCCCATCCCCAGGAGGAGATCTATCTGATCGCCTACCCCTACCACTATTATCAGCAGCCCGCATCAGGCCACCTGGCCGAGGTCTACCTGCGTCAACCTAATCCTGACCTGGCCCGCCGCTATCTGGATGCCACCGGGGAGTATCTAGCTCTGTATGAAAAGTTGCTCGGCCCTTACCCCTACACCAAGTTCGCCCTGGTAGAGAACTTCTGGGAGAGTGGCTACGGCATGCCCTCCTTTACACTGCTGGGACCCCGGGTGATCCGGTTACCGTTCATTGTCCACAGCTCCTACCCCCATGAGATTCTGCACAACTGGTGGGGTAACGGCGTCTATGTGGACGCATCATCCGGCAACTGGAGTGAGGGGTTGACCACCTACCTGGCGGACCATCTGTTGAAAGAACAGCAGGGAAATGGCGCCGGATACCGCAGGAGCACCCTGCAGAAATATGCCGACTATGTAGCAACCCAGGATGACTTTCCCCTGACCCAATTCCGTGGCAATCATGGTCAGATCAGCCAATCGGTCGGCTACGGCAAGGCCCTGATGCTATTCCATATGTTGCGCATGGAACTGGGTGATCAGCAGTTTATCCAGGGCTTGCGGGAGTTCTATCGCACCTATCAGTTCAAGCTGGCCGGATTCCCCCAGTTGCAGGCGACCTTCGAATCGATCTCCGGAAAAGACCTGACCCGTTTCTTCCGACAATGGCTGACCCGGACCGGTGCACCGACCTTAAAACTTGCCGCCGCCGAGACAACCCGGACAGAGAAGGGATACCGTCTGGAAGTGCGGGTCGAACAGACCCAGGCAGAGGCGCCATTCTGGCTGAGAATCCCGCTGTTTATCCATTTTGCCGATCAGAAAGCGGCGGTACCCTACACCCTGGAGATGGACAAACGGAGCGCCACATTGGTGATTGAGGCCGACCAACGCCCGTTACGTATCAGCGCCGATCCTCTGTTTGATCTGTTCAGACGACTGGATCCCAGCGAAACTCCCAGCAGTCTGGGACAACTGTTCGGGGCGAAACGGCTGTTCGCCGTACTCCCTGCAGGCGCAGATGATGATACCCGGCAGGCCTACCGGCGACTGATAGCAGCGTGGCAGCAGCGACAACCCGGTCTGACCCTGCTTGAGGACAGCGCGATCGACCAGCTACCGGAGGACGGCGCCCTGTGGATTCTCGGCAGGGAAAATCGCTTCGCTCATCTGTTTAACCCCCTGTTGGCACAACAGAAAATGACAGCGCAATCAGGCACCCTGGCACTCACCCTGTCCCGTAACCCGGAAAATCCCCAGACCCTGGGCTATATCACCACTGACAACCCGGCCGCCCTCATCGGCCTGGCCCGTAAACTCCCCCACTACAGCCGCTACAGCTACGCCCTGTTCAGTGGGGTGGAACCGACAGTGCAACAGCGAGGTGAATGGCAGATTACAGCAAGCGCCCTCTCCCGCCAGCTGGCTACCGACTCCGGAGATGGGCTGCTGCCGGTCGCCGATCATCCGCCACTGAGCAAATCGTCTCAATAA
- a CDS encoding cold-shock protein has translation MSDLVTGVVKWFNDDKGFGFIEREGGSDVFVHFRAINGTGRRTLTEGQKVTFEVTQGQKGPQAENVTIV, from the coding sequence ATGTCTGATTTAGTTACCGGTGTCGTTAAATGGTTTAACGATGACAAGGGATTTGGTTTCATTGAGCGCGAAGGCGGCTCTGATGTTTTCGTCCACTTCCGTGCAATTAATGGCACTGGTCGGCGCACACTGACCGAAGGGCAGAAAGTCACTTTTGAAGTTACGCAGGGCCAGAAAGGCCCACAGGCTGAAAACGTAACCATCGTCTAA
- a CDS encoding ChaN family lipoprotein, translated as MHEPHPDKQPDQQSDGIPTKATVLDLRQAMGLEQLIPILVNRPVVYVGESHDNYAHHQAQLAVIDALHESGADLAIGMEMFQQPFQQYLDDYVAGRITEAEMLKKTEWYDRWVYDYRLYQPILEYAKSKSIPVIALNVPREVTRRVSEVGLDGLNEEERSQVPVEIDNSDQAYRERLKKIFNQHGKEISSDFERFLQVQLVWDEGMAARAADYLQAHPDKQMVVLAGSGHLMHRSGIPNRVQRRHPVSSAVVLPGGNLRVVPGVADFMLFPEQAELPPAAVLGIYMEQAESGVLVSKVVKQSAADLGGVEPDDIILAFDGEQVTSPNDLRIQLLRKKPGDEAELTLLRRRVLLGEKQLDVKLILGQ; from the coding sequence ATGCATGAGCCCCATCCCGATAAACAGCCGGACCAGCAGAGCGATGGAATCCCGACCAAGGCGACTGTGCTGGATCTGCGGCAGGCCATGGGGCTGGAACAGCTGATCCCCATTCTCGTCAACCGGCCAGTGGTCTATGTGGGGGAATCCCACGATAACTACGCCCACCACCAGGCCCAGTTGGCGGTTATTGATGCGCTGCATGAATCGGGAGCGGATCTGGCCATCGGTATGGAGATGTTTCAGCAGCCATTCCAGCAATATCTGGATGACTATGTTGCCGGAAGAATAACCGAAGCGGAGATGCTGAAAAAGACCGAATGGTACGACCGCTGGGTCTATGACTACCGCTTGTACCAACCCATTCTGGAGTATGCGAAAAGCAAGAGTATTCCGGTGATCGCGTTGAATGTGCCGCGTGAGGTTACCCGGCGGGTATCGGAGGTCGGGCTGGATGGATTGAATGAAGAAGAGCGCAGCCAGGTTCCTGTGGAGATCGATAACTCTGATCAGGCGTATAGGGAGCGGTTAAAAAAGATTTTCAATCAGCACGGTAAAGAGATCAGTTCAGATTTCGAGCGCTTTTTACAGGTGCAGTTGGTCTGGGACGAGGGCATGGCCGCCAGGGCCGCCGATTACCTCCAGGCCCACCCGGATAAACAGATGGTGGTGCTGGCCGGCAGTGGTCACCTGATGCACAGGTCTGGTATTCCCAACCGGGTACAGCGGCGTCATCCGGTCTCCTCGGCGGTGGTGCTGCCGGGTGGTAACCTGCGGGTTGTTCCCGGTGTTGCTGATTTTATGCTGTTCCCCGAACAGGCCGAGTTACCGCCGGCTGCGGTACTGGGCATCTATATGGAGCAGGCGGAGAGCGGGGTGTTGGTGAGCAAGGTGGTAAAGCAGAGTGCCGCCGATCTGGGTGGTGTGGAGCCTGATGACATTATTCTGGCATTTGACGGGGAGCAGGTGACATCGCCAAACGACCTGCGTATACAACTGCTCAGGAAAAAACCGGGGGACGAAGCAGAGCTGACACTGTTGCGTCGGAGAGTACTACTGGGCGAGAAACAGCTGGATGTGAAATTGATTCTGGGGCAATAG
- a CDS encoding VOC family protein, producing the protein MEIKQIHHVAYRCKDAKETVEFYTKNLNMDFLLAISEDKVPSTKEPDPYMHLFLDAGMGNILAFFEVPNSPPMGKDPNTPDWVQHIAFQVEDEAALLEAKAQLEANGVAVVGPTNHEIIKSIYFFDPNGHRLELTTVTATPAMLQELHDIAPAMLEEWSKTKKVVTHASWLHEKEFKE; encoded by the coding sequence GTGGAAATCAAACAGATCCATCATGTTGCGTACCGCTGTAAGGATGCCAAAGAGACCGTGGAGTTCTACACCAAGAATCTCAACATGGATTTTCTGCTGGCCATCTCGGAAGACAAGGTCCCCTCAACCAAGGAGCCAGATCCCTACATGCACCTGTTCCTGGATGCCGGGATGGGCAATATCCTGGCCTTTTTCGAGGTGCCGAACTCGCCCCCCATGGGTAAGGACCCCAACACCCCGGACTGGGTGCAGCACATCGCCTTCCAGGTTGAGGATGAAGCTGCCCTGTTGGAGGCCAAGGCGCAGTTGGAGGCGAACGGGGTCGCGGTGGTGGGACCCACCAACCATGAGATCATCAAGTCGATCTACTTCTTCGATCCCAACGGTCACCGTCTGGAACTGACCACCGTGACTGCCACCCCGGCCATGTTGCAGGAGTTGCACGATATCGCACCCGCTATGCTGGAAGAGTGGAGCAAAACCAAAAAGGTCGTTACTCACGCCTCCTGGTTGCACGAAAAAGAGTTCAAAGAGTAA
- a CDS encoding MarR family winged helix-turn-helix transcriptional regulator gives MADNEMTTNSEEPRVELESFIPYRLSVLSNFVSSSIATIYSERFNISIMEWRVIAVLGNYQPLSANEICERTNMDKVQVSRAVSSLTKSGRVLRKTDKKDRRKSQLRLAAKGMKVYQQIVPLALEREKKLLAPFNENEIAEFDRLLSKLETRARELCATD, from the coding sequence TTGGCTGATAACGAAATGACAACAAACAGTGAAGAACCGCGGGTAGAGTTGGAGAGCTTCATACCTTATCGTCTGTCGGTGCTCAGCAACTTTGTCTCCAGCAGCATTGCCACCATCTACTCGGAACGCTTTAACATCAGCATCATGGAGTGGCGGGTCATCGCGGTACTGGGAAATTATCAGCCGCTATCCGCCAATGAGATCTGTGAACGTACCAACATGGACAAAGTGCAGGTAAGCCGGGCCGTCTCCAGCCTGACCAAGTCCGGTCGCGTGCTGCGCAAGACCGACAAGAAAGATCGACGCAAATCCCAACTGCGCCTGGCCGCCAAGGGCATGAAGGTCTATCAACAGATAGTGCCGCTGGCCCTGGAACGTGAAAAGAAGTTGCTTGCACCGTTCAACGAGAATGAGATAGCGGAATTTGACCGGTTATTGAGCAAACTGGAAACCCGTGCGCGGGAACTCTGCGCTACTGACTAG
- a CDS encoding (Fe-S)-binding protein has protein sequence MALLGSLLASILVLANKRLFVYEDPRIDDVEDLLPRANCGACGSPGCRPFAEGLIEGTYEPAQCTVNSKEINEQIANYLGVDLGTQVKRVARLACAGGTHVAYIRASYDGMSSCRAAALVAGGGKGCAWGCLGMGDCADVCDFDAISMNKYGLPMVNESLCTACGDCVDICPKDLFELHSVNEQLFVACRNLEKGEEAENECEVICTACERCAVDSPEGLIEIKNNLAVIDYSKNDLASRVAIERCPTGAIVWFDKKGGYQVGKDAKKIIRKEMLPIG, from the coding sequence ATGGCTCTACTCGGTTCACTGCTTGCTTCTATTCTGGTGCTGGCTAACAAACGTCTGTTTGTCTATGAAGACCCCCGTATTGATGACGTGGAGGACCTGTTGCCCCGGGCCAATTGCGGCGCCTGTGGCAGCCCGGGTTGTCGACCTTTTGCGGAAGGCTTGATTGAAGGCACCTACGAGCCGGCCCAGTGCACCGTCAATTCCAAAGAGATTAATGAACAGATCGCCAATTATCTGGGTGTTGATCTGGGTACGCAAGTTAAACGGGTCGCCCGACTCGCCTGTGCCGGCGGCACCCATGTGGCCTATATTCGGGCCAGTTACGATGGTATGAGCTCCTGCCGTGCTGCAGCCCTTGTGGCCGGTGGTGGCAAGGGCTGTGCCTGGGGCTGTCTCGGTATGGGGGACTGCGCCGATGTCTGTGACTTTGACGCAATCAGCATGAACAAATATGGCCTGCCGATGGTGAACGAATCACTCTGTACCGCCTGCGGCGATTGTGTCGATATCTGTCCCAAGGATCTGTTTGAACTCCACTCCGTCAATGAACAGCTTTTTGTCGCCTGCCGGAATCTGGAGAAGGGTGAAGAGGCAGAGAATGAGTGCGAAGTCATCTGTACCGCCTGTGAGCGGTGTGCGGTGGATTCTCCGGAAGGGTTGATTGAGATTAAAAACAACCTGGCCGTCATTGATTACAGCAAAAACGATCTGGCATCCCGGGTAGCGATTGAGCGCTGTCCCACGGGCGCTATTGTCTGGTTCGACAAGAAGGGCGGTTACCAAGTGGGTAAGGATGCCAAAAAGATTATCCGCAAAGAGATGCTGCCCATTGGGTAG
- the dinB gene encoding DNA polymerase IV: protein MTDKRIRWIMHVDMDAFYASVEQRDHPEYRGLPVVVGAQPGRRGVVSTCSYEARVFGIRSAMPISDAYRRCPDAVYLRPDMPRYVEVSRQVLEVLADISPVIEQVSVDEAYLDITGLERLYGPPRSIGERVKERVRERTGLNCSVGIGPNRLIAKLASDYDKPDGLTIVDVNEVERFLDPMPVSNLRGVGPRNLKTMARLGIKTVQQLRALPLDQLNSYFGDSMGESLYRQARGVSSDRVGEQSGRQSLSKETTFNEDITDQEQLRATLRGLAAEVGRSLRQAGLKGNVVTLKLRLSGFETHTRQRRLSSPGNADATLFRVAWELFQSSAFVRRPVRLIGLGVSDWSDGAHTNLDLFDAVEDDERQERLYSMLDKATERFGNGKLSLGAPLGKNRK, encoded by the coding sequence ATGACAGATAAACGCATCCGATGGATCATGCACGTGGACATGGATGCCTTTTATGCCTCGGTAGAGCAGCGTGACCACCCGGAGTATCGTGGTCTGCCCGTGGTGGTGGGCGCCCAACCGGGCCGGCGTGGCGTGGTCTCTACCTGCTCCTACGAGGCCCGGGTGTTCGGGATCCGTTCTGCGATGCCCATTTCCGATGCCTATCGACGCTGCCCGGATGCGGTTTACCTGCGTCCGGACATGCCCCGTTACGTGGAGGTATCACGCCAGGTGCTGGAGGTGTTGGCGGATATCTCACCGGTTATTGAGCAGGTTTCAGTGGATGAGGCCTATCTGGATATTACCGGTCTTGAGCGTCTGTACGGGCCTCCCCGTTCCATCGGAGAACGGGTCAAGGAGCGGGTCCGGGAACGGACCGGTCTGAACTGCTCGGTAGGTATCGGCCCCAATCGATTGATCGCCAAGCTGGCTTCCGATTATGACAAACCGGATGGGTTGACGATTGTGGACGTGAACGAAGTAGAGCGGTTTCTGGACCCCATGCCGGTTTCCAATCTGCGCGGGGTTGGCCCCCGTAATCTGAAGACGATGGCGCGCCTGGGAATAAAAACCGTGCAACAGTTGCGGGCCCTGCCACTGGATCAGCTTAACAGTTATTTCGGTGACAGCATGGGGGAGAGTCTCTATCGTCAGGCTCGAGGTGTTTCATCTGACCGGGTAGGTGAACAGTCGGGGCGTCAGTCACTCTCCAAAGAGACCACGTTCAACGAGGACATCACTGACCAGGAGCAGCTCAGGGCCACGCTGCGGGGACTGGCCGCTGAAGTGGGGCGTAGCCTGCGCCAGGCGGGCCTGAAGGGTAACGTGGTGACGCTTAAGCTGCGCCTGAGTGGATTTGAAACCCATACCCGGCAGCGTCGCTTGTCATCGCCGGGCAACGCCGACGCCACGCTGTTCCGGGTGGCTTGGGAGCTGTTCCAGTCCTCAGCTTTTGTCCGTCGACCGGTCCGCTTGATCGGCCTGGGGGTGTCGGACTGGAGTGATGGAGCCCATACCAATCTGGATCTGTTCGACGCGGTTGAAGACGATGAGCGTCAGGAGCGTCTCTACTCCATGTTGGACAAGGCAACCGAGCGCTTTGGCAACGGCAAGTTGTCACTCGGTGCCCCGCTGGGGAAAAACAGGAAATAG